Proteins encoded within one genomic window of Acinetobacter sp. YWS30-1:
- the trpS gene encoding tryptophan--tRNA ligase, translated as MSNQDNRPVILTGDRPTGQLHLGHFVGSLRSRVGLQDSHHQHLLLADAQALTDNADNFEKVRRNIIEVATDYLAVGIDPTKTTICVQSCLPALNELTMLYLNFVTVSRLERNPTIKSEIQMRGFERDIPAGFLCYPVAQAADITAFKATVVPVGEDQIPMIEQTNEIVRRLNRQIGRELLPECKALLSNVGRLPGFDGKAKMSKSLGNTIVLDASDKDIKKAVNAMYTDPNHLRIEDPGQVEGNVVFTYLDAFDTNKEELEELKAHYRRGGLGDGTVKKRLEGILKELIGPIRERRMELAKDPDYIMDILKTGTDKCRDITQATLDEVKTGLGVFHF; from the coding sequence ATGAGTAATCAAGATAATCGTCCAGTAATCTTGACTGGCGACCGTCCTACCGGACAGCTTCACCTTGGCCATTTTGTCGGTTCATTACGCTCTCGCGTAGGTTTACAAGATTCTCACCATCAACATTTGTTACTCGCTGATGCTCAAGCCCTGACAGATAATGCAGACAACTTTGAAAAAGTACGTCGCAATATTATTGAAGTAGCAACAGATTATCTGGCTGTCGGTATTGATCCAACCAAAACTACTATCTGTGTTCAGTCTTGCCTGCCAGCCTTAAACGAACTGACTATGCTCTATCTGAACTTTGTGACAGTTTCACGTCTAGAGCGCAACCCGACCATTAAATCAGAAATTCAGATGCGTGGTTTTGAGCGTGATATTCCTGCAGGTTTCTTATGCTATCCAGTGGCTCAAGCAGCAGATATCACAGCCTTTAAAGCAACTGTAGTTCCGGTGGGCGAAGACCAGATTCCAATGATCGAACAGACCAATGAGATTGTACGTCGCCTTAACCGTCAGATTGGCCGTGAATTACTGCCTGAATGTAAGGCGCTGCTTTCTAATGTGGGACGCTTACCAGGTTTTGACGGTAAAGCGAAAATGTCTAAATCATTAGGTAATACTATTGTTCTAGATGCCTCTGACAAAGACATCAAAAAAGCTGTCAATGCGATGTATACCGATCCGAATCACCTGCGCATCGAAGATCCAGGCCAAGTTGAAGGCAATGTGGTATTTACTTACCTGGATGCATTCGACACCAATAAAGAAGAACTGGAAGAACTGAAAGCACATTATCGCCGTGGTGGTTTAGGTGATGGTACAGTAAAAAAACGTCTGGAAGGTATTCTGAAAGAGCTAATCGGTCCGATTCGTGAACGTCGTATGGAACTGGCTAAAGACCCGGATTACATCATGGATATTTTGAAAACGGGTACAGATAAATGCCGTGACATTACACAGGCCACTTTAGATGAAGTGAAAACAGGCTTAGGTGTTTTCCATTTCTAA
- a CDS encoding DUF808 domain-containing protein produces the protein MASSLLILLDDIATVLDDVAVMSKMAAKKTAGVLGDDLALNAQQVSGVRAERELPVVWGVAKGSFINKLILVPLALLISVVAPWLINPLLMIGGLFLCYEGVEKVLHSLKHKKAKTEEDAEAEFTTIETDLATFEKEKIKGAIRTDFILSAEIVVISLGTVAAAAFTTKVIVLAGIAVLMTVGVYGFVAMIVKIDDLGLYLTKQASSFKQSIGRGLLAFAPKLMKTLTIVGTIAMFLVGGGIIAHTIPWFHHFTEDSVEYVEHMPSLGSIVGAVTPTLINLVIGFVAGLIVFILIGFIQKIRSKPKQV, from the coding sequence ATGGCGAGCAGCTTATTAATATTATTGGATGATATTGCGACTGTTTTAGACGATGTTGCCGTGATGAGCAAGATGGCTGCAAAAAAGACGGCAGGTGTCTTGGGGGATGACTTGGCATTAAATGCCCAGCAAGTCAGCGGTGTACGGGCAGAACGTGAACTTCCTGTGGTGTGGGGGGTAGCGAAAGGTTCTTTTATTAATAAGCTGATTCTTGTTCCTTTGGCTTTACTTATTAGTGTGGTTGCGCCTTGGTTAATCAATCCTTTACTGATGATTGGCGGTTTATTTCTCTGTTATGAAGGCGTAGAAAAAGTTCTACATAGTTTAAAGCATAAGAAAGCCAAGACTGAAGAAGATGCTGAGGCTGAATTCACTACGATCGAAACCGATTTGGCCACATTTGAAAAAGAGAAAATTAAGGGTGCGATCCGAACTGACTTTATTTTATCTGCGGAAATTGTGGTGATTTCTTTGGGCACGGTGGCAGCTGCAGCTTTTACCACCAAGGTCATCGTACTGGCAGGGATTGCTGTATTAATGACAGTCGGGGTGTACGGCTTCGTTGCCATGATTGTTAAAATTGATGATTTAGGCTTATACCTGACTAAGCAGGCATCCAGCTTCAAACAAAGTATAGGCCGTGGATTACTGGCTTTTGCTCCTAAATTGATGAAAACCCTCACGATTGTAGGTACGATTGCGATGTTCCTGGTCGGAGGCGGGATTATTGCCCATACCATTCCATGGTTTCATCATTTTACTGAAGATTCGGTTGAGTATGTAGAGCATATGCCTAGTCTGGGCAGTATCGTAGGGGCTGTTACGCCTACACTGATTAATCTGGTGATTGGTTTTGTGGCAGGGTTAATTGTATTTATCTTGATTGGCTTTATTCAAAAAATCAGATCGAAACCAAAGCAAGTATAA
- a CDS encoding neutral zinc metallopeptidase, translating into MRWKGRRVSSNVEDRRGGGAKAGGISILGLIIAFVAWKFFGVDPQQAYQTTKQVTQGVSSAETRGLENPTPEQQEAIDFVGTVLADTEDTWSQVFQQQLNQQYTPPKLVLFSGVVNSGCGTAQSAMGPFYCPADQKVYIDTAFFKDMRTQMGISGEQNSTELSRNDQAGDFAQAYVVAHEVGHHIQTILGISSEVQQARQQATQAQGNQLSVRQELQADCLAGVWAYHNHERTQFLEQGDVQEAMDAAHKIGDDYLQKKAQGHVVPDSFTHGTSAQRVKWFNTGLKSGQMSACDTFNQNI; encoded by the coding sequence ATGCGCTGGAAAGGACGTCGTGTTAGTAGCAATGTAGAAGACCGTCGTGGCGGTGGTGCCAAAGCCGGTGGAATCAGTATTCTCGGGTTAATTATTGCTTTCGTGGCCTGGAAATTTTTTGGTGTTGATCCACAGCAAGCCTATCAAACCACCAAGCAAGTTACGCAAGGTGTTTCTAGTGCAGAAACACGAGGTCTGGAAAATCCAACGCCAGAGCAGCAAGAAGCGATCGATTTTGTAGGAACTGTCCTTGCCGATACAGAAGATACCTGGTCTCAAGTATTTCAGCAGCAGCTGAACCAGCAATATACTCCGCCTAAACTGGTTCTATTTAGTGGGGTAGTAAATTCTGGTTGTGGTACAGCGCAATCGGCTATGGGACCTTTCTACTGTCCGGCAGACCAGAAAGTTTATATTGATACGGCATTCTTTAAAGATATGCGTACTCAAATGGGAATCAGCGGGGAACAGAACTCAACCGAGTTATCTCGCAATGATCAGGCAGGCGATTTTGCTCAAGCCTATGTGGTAGCACATGAGGTGGGTCATCATATCCAGACCATTTTAGGTATTTCTTCAGAGGTACAGCAGGCACGTCAACAAGCCACTCAAGCTCAGGGCAATCAGCTTTCTGTACGTCAAGAACTACAGGCGGATTGTCTGGCTGGGGTATGGGCTTATCATAACCATGAGCGTACGCAGTTCCTGGAGCAGGGTGATGTACAAGAAGCTATGGATGCGGCACACAAGATCGGTGATGACTATCTGCAGAAAAAGGCACAAGGCCATGTCGTGCCGGACAGCTTTACGCATGGTACCAGTGCACAGCGGGTAAAATGGTTTAATACCGGTCTGAAATCAGGTCAAATGTCTGCTTGTGATACTTTTAATCAAAATATCTAA
- a CDS encoding cation:proton antiporter yields MGSFFFLQLLTVVFALSIATTMFNKRVLSFPQAIGVPIVSAIFVFILQWCASLLQGNPFFSINIDNIEKAVRHVDFYDFLINGVICFILTSSALKFKVSDLRNHWRPIGILASLALVFCAVFFGIALYGYQFLIGNHVDILVLLLLGAALGATDPIGIKGVLSSVRAPHHLIVKLEGESLFNDAMCIALFMTLLNVLQGENFTVLAVLQTLLYEIVVAVLIGIGFGLAILRILRGKHEMESLILTTALLACGSYLVALLAHASAPIACVIGGLIVGNKWKEILADADIGDVNHFWHTVEGIINSFLFTLIGLELFIIDLSTSLVLGGIVAFIILHLARFLANHLSFALFPRMRKKSYNGSLTILSWGGVRGGISLALILAVANIPQLEAYSSILIGYTFIVVLLSGVVCGLGLPAVMNAFYYNPNEETQGFKGWYQRMCHKMNRRGFQYIVGEDANGNETITIFQPEMLIDKKDADGVATVHHPDKVQEVKRLENPENF; encoded by the coding sequence ATGGGAAGTTTCTTTTTTTTACAACTGTTGACGGTGGTCTTTGCTCTGTCAATTGCCACTACCATGTTCAACAAACGTGTTCTAAGTTTTCCTCAGGCCATTGGTGTGCCGATTGTTTCCGCTATTTTTGTTTTTATCCTGCAATGGTGCGCCAGCCTGTTACAGGGTAATCCATTTTTTAGCATCAATATTGATAATATTGAGAAAGCAGTCCGCCATGTCGATTTTTATGACTTCCTGATTAATGGTGTGATCTGTTTCATTCTGACATCATCCGCATTGAAGTTTAAGGTTTCAGATTTACGCAATCACTGGCGGCCGATTGGTATTCTGGCCAGTCTGGCATTGGTTTTCTGTGCAGTTTTCTTTGGTATTGCGCTGTACGGTTATCAGTTCCTGATTGGTAACCACGTCGATATATTGGTTCTACTATTGCTGGGTGCTGCGCTCGGAGCAACGGATCCCATTGGGATTAAAGGTGTACTCAGTTCGGTACGCGCACCCCATCATTTGATCGTGAAGCTGGAAGGCGAGTCGCTGTTTAATGATGCGATGTGTATTGCATTATTTATGACCTTACTGAATGTACTGCAAGGTGAAAACTTTACCGTACTCGCTGTCCTGCAAACATTGCTTTATGAAATTGTCGTGGCAGTTTTGATCGGAATCGGTTTTGGTCTAGCGATTCTACGTATTCTGCGCGGTAAGCATGAAATGGAATCACTGATATTAACTACTGCACTGTTGGCTTGTGGTTCATATCTGGTTGCTTTACTGGCGCATGCTTCTGCACCAATTGCCTGTGTAATTGGCGGCTTGATTGTCGGTAATAAATGGAAAGAAATTCTGGCTGATGCAGACATCGGTGATGTAAACCATTTCTGGCATACGGTAGAGGGGATTATCAATTCCTTCCTGTTCACCTTGATTGGTCTGGAACTGTTCATTATTGATCTAAGCACCAGTCTGGTTCTGGGCGGAATTGTTGCTTTCATAATTCTGCATTTGGCACGCTTCCTGGCCAACCATCTGTCTTTTGCATTATTCCCTAGAATGCGTAAGAAAAGTTATAATGGCAGTTTAACCATTCTGTCTTGGGGTGGTGTACGTGGCGGAATTTCCTTAGCTCTGATTCTGGCGGTTGCCAATATTCCACAACTGGAAGCATATAGCAGTATTCTGATTGGATATACCTTCATTGTGGTACTTCTTTCTGGGGTGGTTTGTGGCCTAGGTTTGCCAGCCGTAATGAATGCTTTCTATTACAACCCGAATGAAGAAACTCAAGGCTTTAAAGGCTGGTATCAGCGGATGTGCCACAAGATGAACCGTCGCGGTTTTCAGTATATTGTGGGGGAGGATGCAAATGGAAATGAAACCATCACCATCTTCCAGCCTGAGATGCTGATTGATAAGAAAGATGCCGATGGTGTAGCAACCGTGCATCATCCTGACAAAGTACAAGAAGTGAAACGCTTAGAGAATCCGGAGAATTTCTAA
- a CDS encoding MGMT family protein, translating into MILSVVSQIPYAKVATYGQIAKLAGLPKHARLVGRVLSQLDTETDLPWHRVLNAQGKISLNKLDEYGHNIQQQKLGAEGILCVGNRVSLKQYQWDGFV; encoded by the coding sequence ATGATTCTGAGTGTAGTCAGCCAGATTCCTTATGCGAAGGTAGCGACCTATGGACAGATCGCTAAGCTGGCTGGCTTGCCCAAACATGCACGTCTGGTAGGTAGGGTTTTAAGCCAGCTTGATACAGAAACCGATTTGCCTTGGCATCGTGTCCTGAACGCTCAAGGTAAGATCAGTCTCAATAAACTGGATGAATATGGACATAATATTCAACAGCAAAAATTAGGCGCAGAAGGAATTCTATGTGTTGGAAATCGGGTCAGCTTAAAGCAGTATCAATGGGATGGATTTGTTTGA
- a CDS encoding universal stress protein: MSFEHILVPVDGSETSYAAVDKAVEIAKAFNSKVTVVQVLALDPYIAAEYITAAQTNDLVERARTAILKTLDEAKAKFAAAGIDAETQLLEGQVIYSEIVKAAESLNTDLIVIGSHGRTGFKKLFLGSVAQSILGQANVPVMVIRK; this comes from the coding sequence ATGTCATTTGAACATATTTTAGTACCCGTTGACGGTTCAGAAACTTCCTACGCTGCAGTCGATAAAGCTGTCGAAATTGCCAAAGCATTTAACAGTAAAGTGACAGTGGTTCAGGTGCTGGCACTTGATCCCTATATCGCTGCTGAATACATTACAGCAGCTCAAACCAATGACCTGGTTGAACGTGCCCGTACTGCAATTCTGAAGACACTTGATGAAGCGAAAGCGAAATTTGCTGCGGCAGGTATTGATGCAGAGACCCAGCTACTCGAAGGTCAGGTGATTTATAGTGAAATTGTCAAAGCAGCAGAATCCTTGAATACTGATCTGATTGTGATTGGCTCACATGGCCGTACTGGCTTCAAGAAACTGTTCCTGGGTAGTGTTGCGCAAAGCATCTTGGGACAGGCCAATGTTCCTGTAATGGTTATCCGTAAATAA
- a CDS encoding NAD+ synthase, which produces MKSFKIAIAQFSPHVGNLDANTQTMIDLANQAKKANADLIIFPELSTLGYPAEDLLIRPSLAKRTKLAFEKLTEVKDIVMVFGFVNQTEDGERYNSAAVMKDGEVLGVYNKQTLPNYGVFDEKRYFGEGHQHLVFEYLGHKFGVLICEDVWSLSTVQQLAQLNIDTALVLNASPYEVGKPQHRIDTMAALVKQLNINLVYCNQVGGQDDLIFDGTSFVLNKSGEVALQAPSFEKGLYIAEYDAEKLEFSKGTITPALETMAEIYQSLVMATRDYVQRSGFPGVILGLSGGIDSALTLAIAADAIGPDKVQAVMMPYTYTAQISVEDATEQAKTMGVTFGIAEINPIVSGFLQTLYPFFGNAPVDATEENLQARARGTLLMALSNKFGNLVLATGNKSELAVGYCTLYGDMVGGFAVLKDVYKTIVFELAKYRNSIAETPVIPERVITRPPSAELRPDQVDQDSLPAYEVLDAILYAYIEEDLSQDDIIAKGFEAEVVKKVIRLVDINEYKRRQGAIGPRISSRSYGRERRYPIVNGWKAGI; this is translated from the coding sequence ATGAAAAGTTTTAAAATTGCGATTGCTCAATTCTCTCCACATGTGGGCAATTTAGATGCAAATACGCAGACAATGATAGATTTGGCAAATCAGGCCAAAAAAGCTAATGCTGATCTTATTATTTTCCCTGAACTTTCAACTTTAGGTTATCCGGCTGAAGATTTATTAATTCGTCCAAGTCTGGCTAAACGTACAAAACTGGCGTTTGAGAAACTGACTGAAGTAAAAGATATCGTCATGGTCTTCGGTTTTGTCAATCAAACTGAAGATGGTGAACGTTATAACTCAGCAGCCGTCATGAAAGATGGTGAAGTTTTAGGGGTTTATAATAAGCAGACTCTGCCAAACTATGGTGTATTTGATGAGAAACGCTATTTTGGTGAAGGACATCAGCATCTGGTCTTCGAATATCTGGGACACAAGTTTGGTGTTCTGATCTGTGAAGATGTCTGGTCATTATCTACGGTTCAACAGCTGGCTCAATTGAATATTGATACTGCACTGGTTCTGAATGCTTCTCCATATGAAGTCGGCAAACCGCAACACCGTATCGATACCATGGCTGCGCTGGTCAAACAGTTGAATATCAATCTGGTGTACTGCAACCAGGTAGGTGGCCAAGATGATCTAATCTTTGATGGTACCAGCTTTGTACTCAATAAATCAGGCGAAGTGGCTCTGCAAGCACCTAGCTTTGAAAAAGGCCTGTATATCGCTGAATATGATGCAGAAAAATTAGAGTTCAGCAAAGGTACGATTACTCCAGCCCTAGAAACTATGGCCGAGATTTATCAAAGTCTGGTGATGGCAACCCGTGATTATGTACAGCGTTCAGGTTTCCCAGGTGTAATTCTGGGTCTGTCTGGTGGTATTGACTCTGCCCTGACTCTTGCCATCGCAGCAGATGCGATTGGCCCTGACAAAGTTCAAGCAGTGATGATGCCTTATACCTATACTGCTCAGATCAGTGTAGAAGATGCTACTGAACAGGCAAAAACCATGGGTGTAACTTTCGGTATTGCCGAGATTAACCCGATTGTAAGTGGCTTCTTGCAAACGCTGTATCCATTCTTTGGCAATGCCCCTGTAGATGCCACTGAAGAAAACCTGCAAGCACGTGCACGCGGTACGCTATTAATGGCGCTTTCTAACAAGTTCGGCAATCTAGTTCTGGCAACTGGTAATAAATCTGAACTTGCCGTTGGCTACTGTACGCTATACGGCGATATGGTGGGCGGCTTCGCGGTATTAAAAGATGTTTATAAAACCATTGTGTTTGAACTGGCGAAATACCGTAACAGCATCGCAGAAACTCCTGTGATTCCTGAGCGTGTCATTACTCGCCCACCATCAGCAGAACTTCGTCCAGATCAGGTCGATCAGGATTCATTACCGGCTTATGAAGTACTTGATGCGATTCTTTATGCTTATATTGAAGAAGATCTGAGCCAGGATGACATCATTGCCAAAGGTTTTGAAGCTGAAGTCGTGAAAAAAGTGATTCGTCTGGTTGATATTAACGAATACAAACGTCGTCAGGGTGCGATTGGTCCACGTATTAGCTCGCGTTCTTATGGTCGTGAACGTCGCTATCCGATCGTTAATGGTTGGAAAGCAGGTATCTAA
- the gltA gene encoding citrate synthase, translating into MSEATGKKAVLQLDGKEIELPIYSGTLGPDVIDVKDVLAAGHFTFDPGFMATAACESKITFIDGNKGVLLHRGYPIDQLATKADYLETCYLLLNGELPTAEQKEEFDAKVRNHTMVHDQVSRFYNGFRRDAHPMAIMVGVVGALSAFYHNNLDIEDVNHREITAIRLIAKIPTLAAWSYKYTVGQPFVYPRNDLTYAENFLYMMFATPADRDYKVDPILAKAMDRIFTLHADHEQNASTSTVRLAGSTGANPYACIAAGISALWGPAHGGANEAVLKMLDEIGTVENVAGFMEKVKTKEVKLMGFGHRVYKNFDPRAKVMKETCDEVLGALGINDPQLALAMELERIALSDEYFIKRNLYPNVDFYSGIILKAIGIPTEMFTVIFALARTVGWISHWLEMHSGPYKIGRPRQLYTGEVQRDINR; encoded by the coding sequence ATGTCTGAAGCAACTGGCAAGAAAGCCGTTTTACAGCTTGATGGCAAAGAAATTGAATTACCAATTTACAGCGGCACATTGGGCCCAGATGTAATCGACGTTAAAGATGTGTTGGCTGCAGGTCACTTTACTTTTGATCCTGGTTTTATGGCAACAGCTGCATGCGAGTCTAAAATCACTTTCATCGATGGTAATAAAGGTGTTCTTTTACACCGTGGCTACCCAATTGACCAGTTAGCAACTAAAGCTGATTACCTAGAAACTTGCTACTTACTTCTTAATGGCGAGCTTCCAACAGCTGAGCAAAAAGAAGAATTCGACGCTAAAGTTCGTAACCACACTATGGTTCACGATCAAGTAAGCCGCTTCTATAACGGTTTCCGTCGTGATGCTCACCCTATGGCAATCATGGTTGGTGTTGTTGGTGCGTTGTCTGCGTTCTATCACAACAATCTGGACATCGAAGATGTTAACCATCGTGAAATCACTGCGATTCGTTTAATCGCTAAGATTCCTACTTTGGCAGCTTGGAGCTACAAATACACTGTTGGTCAACCATTCGTTTACCCACGTAACGATTTGACTTACGCTGAAAACTTCCTGTACATGATGTTTGCAACTCCTGCAGACCGTGACTACAAAGTAGATCCAATCCTTGCGAAAGCAATGGACCGTATCTTCACGCTTCACGCTGACCACGAACAAAATGCTTCTACGTCTACAGTACGTTTAGCTGGTTCTACTGGCGCTAACCCATATGCATGTATCGCTGCTGGTATCTCTGCACTTTGGGGTCCTGCTCACGGTGGTGCGAACGAAGCTGTTCTTAAGATGCTTGATGAAATCGGCACTGTAGAAAACGTTGCTGGCTTCATGGAAAAAGTGAAAACTAAAGAAGTTAAACTCATGGGCTTCGGTCACCGTGTGTACAAAAACTTCGATCCACGTGCGAAAGTAATGAAAGAAACTTGTGACGAAGTTCTTGGTGCTCTTGGCATCAACGATCCACAGCTTGCTCTTGCTATGGAACTTGAACGTATCGCGCTTTCTGACGAATACTTCATCAAACGTAACCTTTACCCTAACGTAGACTTCTACTCAGGTATCATCCTTAAAGCGATTGGTATCCCAACAGAAATGTTTACTGTGATCTTCGCGCTTGCACGTACAGTTGGTTGGATCAGCCACTGGTTAGAAATGCACAGCGGTCCTTACAAGATCGGTCGTCCTCGTCAGCTTTACACTGGTGAAGTTCAACGCGACATCAACCGTTAA
- the sdhC gene encoding succinate dehydrogenase, cytochrome b556 subunit yields MPAVKSNRPVNLSMGQVLEVNLKSPVAIASILHRLSGVIVFLLVPVLLWLLDKSLSSAEGFAEVQEIFNGFFVRFIVWVFVAGLIYHLFTGIKHLLADIGVAEELQSGRTAATISLILSAIGIVAAFVWIVL; encoded by the coding sequence ATGCCCGCTGTGAAAAGCAACAGACCTGTCAATTTGTCCATGGGTCAAGTTTTAGAAGTAAACTTAAAATCACCCGTGGCTATTGCATCAATTCTACACCGTCTTTCAGGTGTCATCGTATTTTTACTCGTACCGGTCCTTTTGTGGCTGTTGGATAAATCATTGTCTTCAGCAGAAGGTTTTGCTGAAGTGCAGGAAATCTTTAACGGTTTCTTTGTCCGCTTTATCGTATGGGTATTTGTAGCCGGCTTAATTTATCATTTGTTCACTGGTATTAAGCACTTACTTGCAGATATCGGCGTTGCAGAAGAACTGCAAAGCGGTCGTACTGCAGCTACTATTTCATTAATCTTGTCTGCAATCGGTATTGTTGCAGCATTTGTATGGATCGTACTCTAA
- the sdhD gene encoding succinate dehydrogenase, hydrophobic membrane anchor protein: protein MKSATGLTGSGSRDWFVQRISAVVLAVYTVVVFGWILLNGGFNYEQWYGFMMTVPMKIMSLLAVLSLVAHAWIGMWQVFTDYVTTRQMGPSASGLRLVLTSAVIIAVFAYAIWAIQIFWAN, encoded by the coding sequence ATGAAAAGTGCTACTGGTTTAACAGGTTCAGGTTCTCGTGATTGGTTTGTCCAACGCATCAGTGCTGTAGTTCTAGCTGTTTATACCGTTGTGGTGTTTGGTTGGATCCTACTGAATGGTGGCTTCAACTACGAGCAATGGTACGGCTTTATGATGACAGTTCCAATGAAGATCATGTCTTTGTTGGCAGTCTTATCTCTTGTTGCGCATGCATGGATCGGTATGTGGCAGGTATTCACTGACTATGTGACTACTCGTCAAATGGGTCCATCAGCATCAGGTTTACGCCTTGTACTGACTTCAGCAGTGATTATTGCTGTATTTGCATATGCGATCTGGGCAATCCAGATTTTTTGGGCGAATTGA
- a CDS encoding FAD-binding protein, whose product MGAITPKEDYTNIPHETFDAVIVGGGGSGMRASYQLAQAGLKVAVLTKVFPTRSHTVAAQGGIGASLGNMQEDNWHYHFYDTVKGSDWLGDQDAIEFMTREAPQVVYELEHLGMPFDRNADGTIYQRPFGGHSANYGEKAVPRACAAADRTGHALLHTLYQSNVKMGTQFFVEWIALDLIRNEAGDVLGVTAIDQETGKIAVFQAKATLFATGGAGRVYRASTNAYINTGDGLGMAARAGIPLQDMEFWQFHPTGVAGAGVLLTEGCRGEGAILRNKDGEPFMERYAPTLKDLAPRDFVSRSMDQEIKEGRGCGPKGDYILLDMTHLGADTIMKRLPSVFEIGKKFANVDITKEPIPVVPTIHYQMGGIPTNIHGQVVVPESPESEALVTNYDKNTDTYSTNQEGRNFTKPVKGFYAIGECSCVSVHGANRLGTNSLLDLVVFGKAAGQHIIDYVTKHHGDEYEPLPTTVLENTIKRVRKLDESTTGENAQEVADAIRDIVQDHAGVFRTTALLEEGVKQILAIEPRVRNIHLKDKSKVFNTARIEALEVENLYEVAKATLISAAARKECRGAHTVVDFELPPDHPEYPYGRRDDEWMKHTLWFSADNRLEYKPVRYKPLSVDAIPPKPRTF is encoded by the coding sequence ATGGGCGCTATAACCCCTAAAGAAGATTACACAAATATTCCACACGAAACTTTCGATGCAGTTATCGTTGGTGGTGGTGGTTCTGGTATGCGCGCTTCTTACCAACTTGCTCAAGCAGGTTTGAAAGTTGCGGTACTGACTAAAGTATTCCCAACACGTTCTCACACTGTAGCAGCGCAGGGTGGTATCGGTGCATCTCTTGGTAACATGCAAGAAGATAACTGGCACTACCACTTCTACGACACAGTTAAAGGTTCTGACTGGTTAGGTGACCAAGACGCGATCGAGTTCATGACTCGCGAAGCACCGCAAGTGGTATACGAATTAGAACATTTAGGTATGCCATTTGACCGTAACGCAGACGGTACGATTTATCAACGTCCATTTGGTGGCCACTCTGCAAACTACGGTGAAAAAGCAGTTCCACGTGCATGTGCTGCAGCCGACCGTACAGGTCACGCTCTTCTTCATACGCTTTATCAAAGCAACGTGAAAATGGGTACTCAGTTCTTCGTTGAATGGATCGCGCTTGACCTGATCCGTAACGAAGCTGGTGATGTACTGGGTGTGACAGCAATCGATCAGGAAACTGGTAAAATTGCTGTATTCCAGGCGAAAGCTACATTATTCGCTACAGGTGGTGCTGGTCGTGTTTACCGTGCATCTACTAATGCTTATATCAATACTGGTGATGGTCTTGGTATGGCAGCTCGTGCAGGCATTCCATTACAAGATATGGAATTCTGGCAATTCCACCCTACAGGTGTTGCGGGCGCAGGCGTACTGTTAACTGAAGGTTGTCGTGGTGAAGGTGCAATCCTTCGTAACAAAGACGGCGAACCGTTCATGGAACGTTATGCACCCACTCTGAAAGACTTGGCTCCTCGTGACTTCGTATCACGTTCTATGGACCAGGAAATCAAAGAAGGTCGTGGTTGTGGTCCTAAAGGCGATTATATCCTTCTTGATATGACTCACTTGGGTGCTGACACCATCATGAAACGTCTGCCATCTGTATTCGAGATTGGCAAGAAATTCGCGAACGTTGACATTACTAAAGAGCCAATTCCTGTAGTACCAACAATCCATTACCAAATGGGTGGTATTCCTACGAATATTCATGGTCAGGTAGTTGTTCCTGAGTCTCCAGAATCTGAAGCTCTAGTAACGAACTACGACAAGAATACTGATACCTATTCTACTAACCAAGAAGGTCGCAACTTCACGAAACCAGTGAAAGGCTTCTATGCGATCGGTGAATGTTCATGTGTATCTGTACACGGTGCAAACCGTTTAGGTACAAACTCACTGCTTGATTTGGTTGTATTTGGTAAGGCTGCTGGCCAGCACATCATCGACTACGTGACTAAACACCACGGTGATGAGTATGAACCGCTTCCTACAACTGTGCTTGAAAACACAATTAAGCGTGTTCGTAAGCTGGATGAATCAACAACTGGTGAGAATGCTCAAGAAGTTGCTGATGCAATCCGTGACATCGTTCAAGACCACGCGGGTGTATTCCGTACAACTGCGCTGCTTGAAGAAGGTGTAAAACAAATTCTTGCAATTGAGCCGCGTGTTCGCAACATTCACTTGAAAGACAAATCTAAAGTATTCAATACTGCACGTATTGAAGCTCTAGAAGTTGAAAACCTGTATGAAGTTGCTAAAGCGACCTTGATTTCAGCTGCTGCACGTAAAGAATGTCGTGGTGCTCACACTGTGGTAGATTTCGAATTACCACCAGATCACCCAGAGTATCCATATGGCCGTCGTGACGACGAGTGGATGAAACACACCTTGTGGTTCTCTGCTGATAACCGTCTTGAGTACAAGCCAGTGCGTTACAAACCACTTTCGGTTGATGCAATTCCACCGAAACCACGTACATTCTAA